The following proteins come from a genomic window of Yinghuangia sp. ASG 101:
- a CDS encoding SGNH/GDSL hydrolase family protein, whose protein sequence is MNRSVRTGVAGAAACGALIAAIGIAWHDDGDGETTAPKGPFVAASGTYTAGPYVALGDSYTAAPGITAPSGDPVGCDRSSENYPALVARRLNLAGADFRDVSCSGATLADLSAAQDTDDGSNPPQMAALTAATRLVTLGIGGNDIGFSAMIKKCVTAGVLYHAAGGAKNLPDAPCEKQYTPSKGGTDQVDAKIRTAGEHLATTLGEIRQRAPQARVYVVGYPAILPSDNHDCGREMGLAPGDVAFLRGKEQRLNTMLRQQAEGAGVVYVDTYRPSEGHDACSAPDERWIEPLIPHNPAAAVHPNGRGEQGMADAVLRALTH, encoded by the coding sequence ATGAACCGGTCCGTACGAACCGGCGTGGCCGGGGCTGCCGCCTGCGGTGCGCTGATCGCGGCGATCGGCATCGCCTGGCACGACGACGGGGACGGCGAAACAACAGCGCCGAAGGGGCCGTTCGTCGCCGCGAGCGGCACGTACACGGCAGGCCCGTACGTCGCGCTCGGCGACTCCTATACGGCGGCCCCGGGGATCACCGCGCCGAGCGGGGACCCCGTCGGCTGCGACCGCTCCTCGGAGAACTACCCGGCGCTGGTGGCGCGGAGGCTCAACCTCGCGGGAGCCGATTTCCGCGATGTGAGCTGTTCCGGGGCCACGCTCGCGGACCTGTCCGCGGCGCAGGACACCGACGACGGGAGCAACCCGCCCCAGATGGCGGCTCTGACCGCCGCGACCCGGCTGGTGACGCTCGGGATCGGCGGCAACGACATCGGCTTCAGCGCGATGATCAAGAAGTGCGTGACCGCCGGTGTGCTGTACCACGCCGCGGGCGGCGCCAAGAACCTGCCCGACGCGCCCTGCGAAAAGCAGTACACGCCCTCGAAGGGCGGCACCGACCAGGTCGACGCCAAGATCCGCACGGCGGGCGAACACCTGGCCACCACGTTGGGCGAGATCCGCCAACGCGCCCCCCAGGCGCGGGTGTACGTCGTCGGCTATCCGGCCATCCTGCCGTCCGACAACCACGACTGCGGGCGCGAGATGGGCCTCGCGCCCGGCGATGTGGCGTTCCTGCGCGGAAAGGAGCAGCGGCTCAACACCATGCTGCGACAGCAGGCCGAGGGCGCCGGCGTCGTGTACGTCGACACCTACAGGCCCTCCGAGGGCCACGACGCGTGTTCCGCCCCGGACGAACGCTGGATCGAGCCCCTGATCCCCCACAACCCCGCCGCCGCGGTCCACCCCAACGGCCGCGGCGAGCAGGGCATGGCCGACGCGGTGCTCCGCGCCCTCACCCACTGA